GATCTTCGATTGAAACGACTTTCTTTTGAGCCATCTCTATTTCTTCCTTTATACCAAATTAACAACAAGAAATGGCACAGACATGCCATTTCAGCTTGTTACTATGAGTATATCATATTATACATTAAAAAATGTAGTGAGACTTAGAGGAAAAGCAAAGTTTTTCTCACCATTGTCTACTCGTTCCTGTATTCATTTTGAATAAATCGAAACCACTACAACTAATATTAACCAGTTGGAATTATAAACAACCGGAAGGATTATATTTTGGTGTATTTACTAATATTTAATAGAATACCGACAGAACAAAGAATTAATGTTAAAGAGGAACCACCGTAACTTAAAAACGGCAATGTAATACCGGTTACAGGAATTAAACCGATAACGACACTAATATTAATCATTGCTTGAATAGCTAGCATAGACACAATGCCTAAAGCTAAAAATCGCGAAAAACTATCTGGGGCTTCTAAGGACACTTTTATGCCTCTCCAAAGGAGCAGCAGAAATAAGATGATGACTGCACTACCGCCGATAAACCCTAATTCTTCACCCAAAATAGCAAAAATAAAATCGGTTTGCGGTTCTGGTAAGTAAAAGTATTTCTGTAAACTCTTCCCTAATCCTAATCCCATTAAACCTCCTGGACCGATTGCGTATAACGATTGAATGATCTGAAACCCATCACCAAGCGGATCCTCCCAGGGATTCAAAAAAGCGGTAATTCTGCTGATACGGTACGGAGCAGACAACACCAACCCAATAAAACCTACTATTCCAATTATTCCCAGACCAAGGAAATGAGACATCCTAGCCCCTGCAGTGAAGACCATTACCATACAGGTCAATACAAGAACCATTCCTGTTCCTAAATCAGGCTGCAGCATAATCAATCCAAAAGCAGAAAAAATTAATAGTATAGAAGGTAGAAACCCTTTTTTAAATGAAGTGATATATTTTTGATAGCTCGATAGGTACGCAGCTAAAAATATAATCAACCCTAATTTCATGAACTCAGATGGTTGAATACTAAATGCACCAATTCCAATCCAACTTTGCGCCCCGCCTCTTACGATCCCGATTCCAGGTATTAAGACGAGAAATAATAGACCAAAACAAAGCAGTAAAATTAATTTAGCATATTTTTTCCATGTTGTATAAGGGAGATTCATCGTAAAGATCATGGCTCCAACACCTGCACCAGCAAATAGAAGCTGGCGTTTTACGTAAAACCAAGCGTCATTAAACTTATATTCAGCCCAAACAAAGGAAGAGCTGTACACCATTACAACACCAATAACGAGTAACGATATAATCACACCAATTAAAATATAATCCGGTGAGCCATTGGTGAATGATTTCTTTTTCACTAGCAAAAAATAACACCCCGCTTTTGAATATTACTAGGGGGTGTTTAAAAAGAATGTCATTATGGCAGTGTATTCAAAAACATGCCTCTACACGGCAGGTTTGGATGCAATAGAATTGGGTTCATCCAAACATATCGCTTGTATGAATAATGCCTGTTCGCACGCTTCATTAACTAACTATATGGATCCTATTTATCCATCTATTCTTTATTTAAACAAGCCCCTATACTAATGTATGCACAGCTTGTATAAACATGTCTCCTCTTTCTTCAAAGGTTCGATATTGATCCCAGCTTGCGCAAGCAGGTGACAACAAAATCACGTCATTCTGTTCAGAAATTTCGTATGCTGCCTGTACAGCTGTTTGCACGTTTTCAGTATCGCGAATCGTTGAAATATTCGCTTTGATGCCTAATTGCTTTAATTTCGGTGCGGTCTCCCCAAATAATACCATCGCCTTTACATGGTCCAAATATGGAAGAAGCTCATCGAAGCCATTGCCCCGATCTAGACCTCCTGCAAGTAGAATAATAGGTTGTTCAAATGCTGATAAAGCTTTTTGTGTAGCTAGGCAATTCGTAGCTTTCGAATCATTATAAAACAACCGTCCGTGATAATTACCAACAAACTGCAAGCGATGCTTTACACCTGTAAACATAGCTAACACTTTACGTATTCCTTCATTTGTTGCACCGCTTAACTTAGCTGCTGCTACACTAGCTAAAATATTCTCGTAATTATGCTCGCCTAATAAAACAATATCATGCCGTTCCATTATTTTTTCTTGTTTAAAATAGATCGCTGTTTCATCCATCCAAGCACCATCAATCTGTCTGTTTTTCACAGAGAAGGGAACTTTTTGCGCTCTTGCTTGTTTAGCTGCTTCTACTAAACTTTCATCTTCTGCATTATAAACAAGATAATCATCATCCATTTGGTTTTTAAATATATTATATTTTGCTTGTTTATAATTTTCCCATGTCTTGTGATAATCTAAATGCGCTTCAAATATATTTAGTAGAACGGCTATTTTCGGTTTAAATTGGTCAACGCCCACCAATTGAAATGAAGATAACTCCAAAACCAGATGTTCGTCTTGCTCAAGATCTTTCGCTACTTCGGTTGCAACAATTCCGATATTGCCAGCTACTTTAACTCGCTTCTCACTCTGTTTTAGCATTTCTGTAGTTAAAGTTGTCGTCGTCGTTTTTCCATTTGAACCAGTTATGCCAATAATATGTCTGTTTGCTAATTGTCCGGCTATTTCAATTTCCGTAATCACAGCTATCCCTCGTTTTTCAGCTTCTGCTACGATAGGATTGTCATAAGAAATGCCAGGATTCTTTACGACGATATCTATTCCGTCCAAAACACGAATAGGATGGGAGCCAAGAATTAATTCTGCCCCCATCTCCTTCAGTTTCGCCACATTTGAATCGAATTCGGTTGCTTTCTGATCATTAATGCGTACCCTTTTCCCCTGCTCGAGTAAAACAGCCGCTGCAGCAGTTCCGCTTTTTGCTAACCCTAACACTAGGATGTGCTCATAGGGGAAATTTTTTAGCTTTTTCAACTTATACCCACCTCAATATAAATTCCTAACGCAGCAAAAACAAGCCCTACTAGCCAAAAGGTTGTGACAACGCGCCATTCCGACCAACCTAATAGCTCGTAATGATGATGTAACGGGCTCATTTTAAACACTCTTTTTCCAGTTGTTTTAAATGATATGACTTGGATAATAACTGATAATGTTTCGATGACGAACACGCCGCCAATAATAACTAAAATGATTTCCAGTTTTGTTAAAATAGCAACACCCGCAATGGCGCCACCTAAAGCTAATGATCCTGTATCACCCATAAATACTTTAGCAGGATGGGCATTAAATACGAGAAAACCGAGTAACGCGCCTACAACTGCTAGTGCAAATATCGCTACCTCATTTTGAGGATAACCGTACCAAGCCAAAATTGCAAATGCGCCAAAAGCAATGGCGGCAGTACCTGCTAATAAACCGTCTAAACCATCTGTCAAATTTACTGCATTGGAAGCACCAACAAGCATAAATATAATTAGTAGAGCATATCCCCAGCCCAGCTCTAATTGAACGGTAGTCCCAGGTATGGAAACATAGGTTGGGAAACCTTGTTCTCTTAAGACAAAATAAATGACCAGCGCGATAATAAGCTGTCCAAGTAGTTTTTGCTTTGACGTTAAGCCAAGATTTCTTTTTTTAATAATTTTTATAAAATCATCTAAAAAGCCAAGCAGGCCATATCCTACCAATACAAATAATAAAATCCACAGTTCATAACTAATACCAACTGGATTAATTTTCCAACTCATAATAAGGGAGGTAATCACGATACTGAAAACGATCATAATTCCTCCCATTGTTGGGGTTCCAGTTTTTTTAAGATGGGATTTTGGTCCTTCTTCCCTAATACTTTGTCCAAACTTTAACCTACGTAAAAATGGAATAAAAATAGGAGATAAAAGGACGGTAATTAAAAATCCTATTGCTATGGTTATCATTAACACAGTAATGTTCATTACATTTCCTCCTTATACGAACCGTCCATCGAAATTGTTACTGCTTTAAATCAGTTATAAATGTCTCAAACTGCAAACCTCTGGAAGCTTTAAATAAAATGATTGCTTCTTCATGTAAATGGGGTTGAAGCGCGTTTAGCAAAGCATTCTTATCTGTATAATGGCTAGCAGGAATTGAACCACTCTGTTCAACGAGTTCCTCAGTAATATATTTAGCAGCATTACCAAACGTGTAGACGTTTGTAATTGGCTTAGTTATGGCTTCCGATACAGAACGATGCATCACCTCTGAATAATCGCCTAATTCTAAAATATCACCTAAAACAAGGACTTTTTCAGAGTATCCATCGAGTTGTTTCACGACCTCGATAGCAGCCTTCATAGATGTAGCAGAAGCATTGTAAGCATCATTAATCAATGTCACACCATTTTTTCCACGTAGTTTTTCGAATCGCATCCCTGTCTTCTGCATATGACGAAACGCCGATTGCATCTTTCCTGCTTCGATTTTTAAACTCATACCGATCGTAATTGCCAATGTCGCATTCTTAGCATGGTGTTTTCCTAAAAAAGGAATCGTATAATTTGCATTTTCGTTTATCGTAAACGATGTTTCATTATCATGTACTTGTAGCGAGGTTATTTGGTTCACGTTATGTTTCGCAAAACCACAAGTAATCACTCGTTCTTGATTATGAAGTTGCTGTAATAAAGGCTCGTCGCCATCTATTACTAACAGCCCTGTTTTACTTAATCCTGATAAAATTTCTAGTTTTGCTTTGGCAATATTTTCTCTCGAACCTAGATATTCAATATGGGATTCGCCAATATTGGTAATAATTGCATAATCTAGTTTCGCTATATTAGATAATAATTTTATTTCACCAGCATGATTCATTCCCATTTCCACTACCAAAACTTCTGTATTCGGCTGCATAGATAGGATAGTCAAAGGCAAGCCGATATGGTTATTAAAATTCCCCTTCGTATAATGGGTTCGGTAGGTTGTTTGCAATAAAGCTGCAACCATATCCTTCGTTGTTGTTTTACCATTTGAACCGGTTATCCCGATCACAATTGGATTCATTTTTTCCCGATACGCAGAAGCCAATTGCTGCAAGGCAGTCAACGTGTCTTCCACATAAAATACTACCAATGAAGCAGGGAGAGTGTCCGGCAATTGCTTTTGTTTATTCCACAAAACAGCAATCGCTCCTTTCTCCACTGCTTCAGAAACATAATCATGGCCATCAAAATTTTCTCCAACGATCGGAACGAATAAACCATCCGCCATTTCTATACGGCTATCTGTATAGACGCCTTTAATGGATTGTTCAGCGATATGTCCTGTATACGAATGAAACATCTGGACAAGCCATTTTACTGTGAACATTAGGCACGCTCCTTCGCTAATATTGCTTGACGAGCAACTTCACGATCATCAAAGTCATATTTTGTATGCCCTATTTGCTGGTATGTCTCATGCCCTTTTCCAGCAATAACGATGATATCATCATCCGCTGCTTGATTTACCGCTTCATGAATGGCTGCTTTCCGATCAGCTATCACTTCATATGTCGCGTCGTTGTCTAAGCCATTTGTCATATCCTCAAGAATGGCCATTGGATCCTCTGTTCTTGGATTGTCAGAAGTGAAAATCGGTTTATCGGCGTATTTCACCGCTATTTGCGCCATAACCGGTCGTTTTGTCTTATCTCGATCGCCACCGCAGCCAACGACAACAAATACACGCTGTTTAGCAAATTCTTTCACAGTCTGTAACACATTTTCCAATGAATCTGGTGTATGTGCATAATCTACAATGACAGCAAAAGATTGCCCTTCATTTACAGGCTCAAACCGTCCATTTACCCCTTCAATTTGCTCAAATGCCTCTTGAATCGTATCCAATGAAATATTAGAAACGATTGCAGCGGCAGAAGCTGCCAGCATGTTATAAACGTTAAACGTCCCCATTAGCTTGCTTTTAATGTGTATGTTACCTATTGGGGTTTTCAGTTGAAAATAAATTCCCGTAGCTCCAAGCTCAATAT
This genomic interval from Virgibacillus pantothenticus contains the following:
- a CDS encoding UDP-N-acetylmuramoyl-tripeptide--D-alanyl-D-alanine ligase, with the translated sequence MFTVKWLVQMFHSYTGHIAEQSIKGVYTDSRIEMADGLFVPIVGENFDGHDYVSEAVEKGAIAVLWNKQKQLPDTLPASLVVFYVEDTLTALQQLASAYREKMNPIVIGITGSNGKTTTKDMVAALLQTTYRTHYTKGNFNNHIGLPLTILSMQPNTEVLVVEMGMNHAGEIKLLSNIAKLDYAIITNIGESHIEYLGSRENIAKAKLEILSGLSKTGLLVIDGDEPLLQQLHNQERVITCGFAKHNVNQITSLQVHDNETSFTINENANYTIPFLGKHHAKNATLAITIGMSLKIEAGKMQSAFRHMQKTGMRFEKLRGKNGVTLINDAYNASATSMKAAIEVVKQLDGYSEKVLVLGDILELGDYSEVMHRSVSEAITKPITNVYTFGNAAKYITEELVEQSGSIPASHYTDKNALLNALQPHLHEEAIILFKASRGLQFETFITDLKQ
- the spoVE gene encoding stage V sporulation protein E, which produces MKKKSFTNGSPDYILIGVIISLLVIGVVMVYSSSFVWAEYKFNDAWFYVKRQLLFAGAGVGAMIFTMNLPYTTWKKYAKLILLLCFGLLFLVLIPGIGIVRGGAQSWIGIGAFSIQPSEFMKLGLIIFLAAYLSSYQKYITSFKKGFLPSILLIFSAFGLIMLQPDLGTGMVLVLTCMVMVFTAGARMSHFLGLGIIGIVGFIGLVLSAPYRISRITAFLNPWEDPLGDGFQIIQSLYAIGPGGLMGLGLGKSLQKYFYLPEPQTDFIFAILGEELGFIGGSAVIILFLLLLWRGIKVSLEAPDSFSRFLALGIVSMLAIQAMINISVVIGLIPVTGITLPFLSYGGSSLTLILCSVGILLNISKYTKI
- the mraY gene encoding phospho-N-acetylmuramoyl-pentapeptide-transferase — protein: MNITVLMITIAIGFLITVLLSPIFIPFLRRLKFGQSIREEGPKSHLKKTGTPTMGGIMIVFSIVITSLIMSWKINPVGISYELWILLFVLVGYGLLGFLDDFIKIIKKRNLGLTSKQKLLGQLIIALVIYFVLREQGFPTYVSIPGTTVQLELGWGYALLIIFMLVGASNAVNLTDGLDGLLAGTAAIAFGAFAILAWYGYPQNEVAIFALAVVGALLGFLVFNAHPAKVFMGDTGSLALGGAIAGVAILTKLEIILVIIGGVFVIETLSVIIQVISFKTTGKRVFKMSPLHHHYELLGWSEWRVVTTFWLVGLVFAALGIYIEVGIS
- the murD gene encoding UDP-N-acetylmuramoyl-L-alanine--D-glutamate ligase, whose protein sequence is MKKLKNFPYEHILVLGLAKSGTAAAAVLLEQGKRVRINDQKATEFDSNVAKLKEMGAELILGSHPIRVLDGIDIVVKNPGISYDNPIVAEAEKRGIAVITEIEIAGQLANRHIIGITGSNGKTTTTTLTTEMLKQSEKRVKVAGNIGIVATEVAKDLEQDEHLVLELSSFQLVGVDQFKPKIAVLLNIFEAHLDYHKTWENYKQAKYNIFKNQMDDDYLVYNAEDESLVEAAKQARAQKVPFSVKNRQIDGAWMDETAIYFKQEKIMERHDIVLLGEHNYENILASVAAAKLSGATNEGIRKVLAMFTGVKHRLQFVGNYHGRLFYNDSKATNCLATQKALSAFEQPIILLAGGLDRGNGFDELLPYLDHVKAMVLFGETAPKLKQLGIKANISTIRDTENVQTAVQAAYEISEQNDVILLSPACASWDQYRTFEERGDMFIQAVHTLV